One genomic window of Peteryoungia desertarenae includes the following:
- a CDS encoding amidohydrolase family protein — MSGLTIRNAMVWDGVSDNNYPATVVIDGNMITKVIKRGEPEGETPPETIDAGGNSLMPGMVEGHCHPSFVGINEPAELGRISPERHTLLTAKNVKLLLSHGFTSIFEAASAKPTIGVVIRDAINEGLLDGPRMMAGSPEVTTTAGLGDERMRWMHQESFGMIADGPDEFRRVARECCRDGADVLKMNISGDEFVSFAKAEITPTEQEEIDAFVKVAHAFGKTVAAHARSPESVKRAVRGGVDCIYHCDFADEEALDMLEEAKHRIWVGPAFGLVHNSTKEGEPAGITKELAQELGLFRKFEHTCAAYHEIRKRGIRVVVGGDYGFAVTPMGQNARDIEHFVRYFGYSPVEALRCATSVGQSLMRRSHDLGQVREGYLADLLIVRGDVTRDVGLLQHQDNLLMIMKDGKMFKDPRHGFHDLGLIRAAE; from the coding sequence ATGTCGGGCCTGACAATCCGCAACGCCATGGTCTGGGACGGCGTTTCAGACAACAATTATCCAGCCACGGTCGTCATCGACGGCAACATGATCACGAAGGTCATCAAGCGCGGGGAGCCCGAGGGCGAGACGCCTCCGGAGACCATTGATGCCGGAGGCAACAGCCTGATGCCGGGCATGGTCGAGGGTCACTGCCACCCGAGCTTTGTCGGCATCAATGAGCCAGCCGAACTGGGGCGGATCTCCCCGGAACGTCACACATTGCTGACGGCCAAGAACGTCAAGCTGCTGCTCAGCCACGGCTTTACCTCGATCTTCGAAGCGGCTTCTGCGAAGCCGACGATCGGCGTGGTCATACGCGATGCGATCAATGAAGGTCTTCTCGACGGTCCGCGCATGATGGCGGGCAGTCCCGAGGTGACGACCACGGCGGGCCTTGGCGACGAGCGCATGCGCTGGATGCATCAGGAAAGCTTCGGGATGATCGCCGATGGTCCGGACGAATTCCGCCGCGTGGCGAGGGAGTGCTGCCGCGACGGCGCCGACGTCCTGAAGATGAACATTTCCGGCGACGAATTCGTCTCCTTCGCCAAGGCCGAGATCACGCCGACCGAGCAGGAAGAGATCGACGCTTTCGTCAAGGTCGCTCACGCCTTCGGCAAGACGGTTGCCGCACATGCCCGCAGTCCGGAATCGGTCAAGCGCGCCGTCCGCGGCGGTGTCGACTGCATCTATCATTGCGACTTCGCCGATGAGGAAGCGCTCGACATGCTCGAAGAGGCGAAGCATCGTATCTGGGTCGGTCCGGCCTTCGGCCTTGTTCACAATTCGACAAAGGAAGGCGAGCCCGCCGGCATCACGAAGGAATTGGCGCAGGAACTCGGCCTTTTCCGCAAGTTCGAACATACCTGCGCGGCCTATCACGAAATCCGCAAGCGCGGCATCCGCGTTGTCGTCGGTGGCGACTATGGCTTCGCCGTCACGCCTATGGGTCAGAATGCCCGCGATATCGAGCATTTCGTCCGGTATTTTGGCTACTCGCCGGTGGAGGCGCTGCGCTGCGCGACGTCGGTCGGCCAGTCGCTGATGCGTCGCAGCCACGATCTTGGTCAGGTCAGGGAAGGCTATCTCGCCGACCTTCTGATCGTGCGCGGTGATGTGACCAGGGACGTCGGCCTTCTTCAGCATCAGGACAACCTCCTGATGATCATGAAGGACGGGAAAATGTTCAAGGATCCGCGCCACGGCTTCCATGATCTCGGTCTGATCCGCGCTGCGGAATGA
- a CDS encoding alpha/beta hydrolase codes for MSLQKPDGWLKFSAIIPDFQLWLQRMASDSKPVANALRLQREAYGRDDRQWFEWGHGSGTLPVVPVMVHGGYWRALHAADHRFVLPALSKLGVGVANIEYRLMPETRMEGLVADVVDAFEALSRRFPDARLLPLGHSAGAHLALAALGARRELETRLAGVVSVSGAFDLELVSRSFLQTELVLTGHEVERFSIKTAPQVPALFAFGSEETTPFPMQAEHLASTSAAACAVSVSRSHHMNVLHNSLTGDAPLLPLIRNWLAGETLPGSIEVRQP; via the coding sequence ATGTCGCTTCAGAAACCGGATGGCTGGCTCAAGTTTTCGGCAATCATTCCCGATTTCCAGTTGTGGCTGCAGCGGATGGCCAGTGACAGCAAGCCCGTCGCAAACGCGCTGCGGCTACAGCGTGAAGCCTATGGACGCGATGACCGGCAATGGTTCGAATGGGGTCACGGTTCAGGCACTCTGCCGGTTGTTCCCGTGATGGTCCATGGCGGCTACTGGCGGGCGCTGCACGCAGCCGATCACCGATTCGTCCTGCCCGCACTCTCGAAACTCGGCGTCGGCGTCGCAAACATAGAATACCGCCTCATGCCGGAGACGCGGATGGAAGGCCTCGTTGCCGATGTCGTCGACGCCTTCGAAGCTCTTTCCCGCCGATTTCCGGATGCACGGCTGCTGCCGCTCGGCCATTCCGCAGGGGCACATCTGGCGCTGGCCGCCCTTGGCGCGAGACGGGAGCTGGAGACGCGCCTCGCCGGTGTGGTGAGCGTCTCGGGCGCGTTTGATCTGGAACTCGTTTCCAGATCATTCCTGCAAACGGAACTCGTCTTGACGGGCCATGAAGTCGAACGCTTCTCCATAAAGACCGCGCCGCAGGTCCCGGCCCTGTTTGCATTCGGATCCGAAGAGACCACGCCGTTCCCGATGCAGGCCGAGCATCTGGCCTCGACGTCCGCTGCCGCCTGTGCAGTTTCGGTCTCCAGAAGCCATCATATGAACGTCCTCCACAACAGCCTCACGGGAGACGCGCCCTTGCTGCCGCTCATCCGGAACTGGCTGGCGGGCGAGACCCTTCCCGGATCAATCGAGGTGAGACAACCATGA
- a CDS encoding ABC transporter permease, protein MSDLIRATRAGPVHLVVLALTVLVFAIGVYSSDRFATPLNLANVQDQMVALAIVALAQTIVILSGGIDLSYAGALSAMCVVFAMLAGDDPASFSLAVVTVLALGVGIGLINGGITAHVGIHPLIVTLGTSTILAGAALLLTNQPTGSVPVFFEDFVYGRAGSVPYGMIFVMALYVLIGTMLWKTRFGTRIYAIGDNEHAASISGLPVRRTKVFVYVLSGVICAIAAIYMTGRFGVGDPRAGVGFDLRSITPVIVGGTLLAGGRGGVLGTFLAVILLAFLGNVLNFLNVSSAFQWIVEGLIIVAAVSFFARRTGK, encoded by the coding sequence ATGTCTGATCTCATTCGCGCGACGCGGGCCGGTCCGGTTCACCTTGTCGTCCTCGCGCTGACCGTTCTGGTCTTTGCCATCGGCGTCTATTCTTCCGACCGGTTTGCGACACCGCTCAACCTTGCCAATGTTCAGGATCAGATGGTGGCGCTTGCCATCGTCGCCTTGGCACAGACGATCGTGATCCTCTCGGGTGGCATCGATTTGAGCTATGCGGGTGCGCTGAGTGCCATGTGCGTGGTCTTCGCCATGCTCGCCGGAGACGACCCGGCGAGCTTTTCGCTCGCCGTGGTCACGGTTCTCGCCCTCGGCGTCGGAATCGGCCTCATCAATGGCGGCATCACCGCCCATGTCGGCATCCATCCGCTGATCGTGACGCTGGGGACCTCGACCATTCTGGCAGGCGCGGCGCTCCTGCTGACCAATCAGCCGACCGGATCGGTTCCGGTCTTTTTCGAGGATTTCGTCTATGGGCGCGCAGGCTCGGTCCCCTACGGCATGATCTTCGTCATGGCGCTCTACGTTCTGATTGGCACAATGCTCTGGAAGACCCGTTTCGGCACGCGCATCTATGCCATCGGCGACAACGAACATGCAGCCTCCATCTCAGGTCTGCCGGTGCGACGGACCAAGGTCTTTGTCTATGTGCTGAGTGGTGTTATCTGCGCAATCGCCGCAATCTACATGACCGGCCGCTTCGGCGTCGGTGATCCGCGGGCGGGCGTCGGTTTCGACCTCAGGTCGATCACTCCGGTGATTGTCGGCGGGACGCTGCTCGCCGGTGGGCGCGGCGGTGTGCTCGGTACCTTCCTTGCCGTCATTCTTCTCGCATTTCTCGGAAATGTTCTCAATTTTCTCAACGTCTCAAGCGCGTTCCAGTGGATCGTCGAAGGACTGATCATCGTGGCCGCCGTTTCGTTCTTTGCACGGAGGACCGGAAAGTGA
- a CDS encoding substrate-binding domain-containing protein: MRILKNAATAVTLGLFAATPYAQAQDGYQGVPRTFLWNPGSVAIYDAAEHKKDGPYTIGFSNASISNPWRVAMLHGIEAAAERHKDKLARFIVTDASDDPSTQAADIQDLIAQGVDILLVSPVTAEALDPVIRRATRQGVPVVLVDRAVTDPENFITFVTASDQALGRISAQWLAEKLNFEGDVVMLGGLAGASPAEARIQAALEVFNQYPGINVLDTQYTSWSPANGKTIMQALIQRFGDGIDGVWSDSGLQGSGSIEAFLAAGYAAGSIPPHTGGDFNAMYQLSVQHDVPMIGIDYPPAMGAVAFDTLFDVLDGKGIPRRIEVNQQVVVSRGHETPSVSADVFVDEYALMDMPGSVIMSSGVGADYNPETFTADYPR, encoded by the coding sequence ATGCGTATTCTAAAGAATGCGGCGACAGCCGTGACCCTCGGCCTGTTCGCAGCCACTCCCTACGCCCAGGCGCAAGACGGCTATCAGGGTGTGCCGAGAACATTCCTCTGGAACCCGGGCTCGGTCGCAATCTACGATGCGGCGGAGCACAAGAAGGATGGTCCCTACACGATCGGCTTTTCCAATGCCTCCATCTCCAACCCGTGGCGCGTCGCCATGCTTCACGGCATCGAGGCAGCCGCCGAGCGCCACAAGGACAAACTCGCACGCTTCATCGTCACCGATGCCAGCGACGACCCGTCAACGCAGGCCGCCGACATCCAGGACCTGATCGCGCAGGGCGTCGACATCCTGCTCGTCAGCCCCGTGACCGCGGAAGCGCTCGACCCGGTGATCCGGCGCGCCACCCGCCAGGGCGTGCCCGTTGTGCTCGTCGATCGTGCGGTTACGGACCCCGAGAACTTCATCACTTTCGTCACGGCGTCCGATCAGGCGCTTGGCCGTATCTCCGCACAATGGCTCGCCGAAAAGCTGAACTTCGAGGGAGATGTCGTTATGCTTGGCGGTTTGGCCGGAGCCTCCCCCGCAGAGGCACGCATTCAGGCGGCGCTTGAAGTCTTCAACCAGTATCCGGGCATCAACGTGCTCGACACGCAATACACGTCATGGTCGCCCGCAAATGGCAAGACGATCATGCAGGCGCTCATCCAGCGTTTCGGTGACGGGATCGACGGCGTCTGGTCTGACTCCGGTCTTCAGGGTTCGGGCTCGATCGAGGCCTTCCTTGCTGCGGGATATGCCGCCGGCAGCATTCCACCCCACACCGGAGGCGACTTCAACGCCATGTACCAGCTTTCCGTTCAACATGACGTGCCCATGATCGGGATCGACTATCCGCCGGCCATGGGTGCGGTCGCCTTCGATACGCTCTTCGATGTCCTTGATGGAAAGGGTATTCCGCGTCGCATAGAGGTCAACCAGCAGGTTGTCGTCAGCCGCGGACACGAGACACCATCGGTCTCCGCCGACGTCTTCGTTGACGAATACGCCCTGATGGACATGCCCGGGTCGGTCATCATGTCTTCGGGCGTGGGTGCCGACTACAACCCGGAGACCTTCACGGCGGATTATCCGCGCTGA
- a CDS encoding sugar ABC transporter ATP-binding protein, which produces MAEALLAARSLSKNFGPNAVLKGLEFEVHEGSCVALCGENGAGKSTLIKLLTGLYEPSEGHVEYLGQKRVWSGPRESLEAGIAVVHQEFSTIGALSIAENVLLGAEPKTSLGLIDRQRLNGHTQALLDGLGISLDPRTLVDQLSVADKQMVEIAKALRSEARVLILDEPTAVLSQNETRHLFRLIEGLKRKGLGLVYVSHRLDEIFEICTDITVIKDGAVTTRGPVSDYTHGSVVKAMVGRELGDMFPPKNRAMSAAARVLLVRDFVVAPASPPVSFHVDAGEILGLAGLVGSGRTELARAIYGADQGTGTVELMGEPLENRSPAGSIEAGLLMLTESRKDDGLFLESSVARNFTATTPGLGAHHANIPPGFEERRALAMKDRFGVVVDHVGLPISALSGGNQQKVLIARLLENRPKLLILDEPTRGVDVGAKAEIYKILRQLAADGMAILVISSELIEIVGLCDRVFVMRDGEFACELGGDDITEEAIISVATAETESHHGVRDHV; this is translated from the coding sequence ATGGCTGAGGCACTTCTCGCCGCGCGCAGCCTGTCGAAGAATTTCGGTCCGAACGCAGTTCTCAAAGGGTTGGAATTCGAAGTCCATGAAGGGTCTTGTGTCGCGCTCTGCGGAGAGAACGGCGCCGGCAAATCCACACTGATCAAGCTGTTGACCGGGCTTTACGAGCCGAGCGAGGGTCACGTGGAATATCTCGGTCAGAAGCGCGTGTGGTCTGGTCCCCGCGAAAGCCTTGAAGCCGGGATTGCGGTCGTCCATCAGGAATTCTCCACGATCGGCGCGCTTTCGATAGCCGAAAACGTGCTGCTTGGCGCAGAACCGAAAACGAGTCTTGGCTTGATCGATCGGCAGAGGCTCAACGGGCACACCCAGGCACTGCTCGATGGGCTCGGCATTTCTCTCGACCCGAGAACGCTGGTCGATCAACTGTCTGTTGCAGACAAGCAGATGGTCGAAATCGCAAAGGCGCTGCGCTCGGAAGCCAGAGTGCTGATCCTCGACGAGCCGACAGCCGTGCTCAGCCAGAACGAGACGCGGCACCTCTTCCGATTGATCGAAGGCCTGAAGCGCAAGGGCCTCGGGCTGGTCTATGTTTCTCACCGGCTCGACGAGATCTTCGAAATCTGCACCGACATCACCGTCATCAAGGATGGCGCCGTGACGACCCGCGGTCCCGTCTCGGACTATACCCATGGCAGCGTGGTCAAGGCCATGGTCGGACGTGAGCTTGGTGACATGTTCCCGCCGAAGAACCGGGCCATGTCAGCAGCCGCTCGCGTGCTCCTCGTTCGCGACTTCGTGGTGGCGCCTGCAAGCCCTCCGGTCAGTTTTCATGTCGATGCGGGCGAGATCCTCGGTCTGGCGGGTCTGGTCGGATCGGGTCGCACCGAACTCGCCCGCGCGATCTATGGCGCCGACCAGGGAACCGGCACGGTCGAACTCATGGGCGAGCCGCTGGAGAACCGGTCACCCGCCGGTTCCATCGAAGCCGGGCTCCTGATGCTGACCGAGAGCCGCAAGGACGACGGCCTGTTTCTTGAAAGCTCCGTTGCACGGAACTTTACGGCCACCACTCCAGGGCTTGGAGCGCATCATGCCAACATTCCGCCCGGCTTCGAGGAGCGCCGTGCGCTTGCGATGAAGGATCGGTTCGGCGTCGTCGTCGATCATGTCGGGCTACCGATCAGCGCATTGTCAGGCGGCAATCAGCAAAAGGTGCTGATTGCGCGGCTTCTGGAAAACCGCCCCAAGCTTCTGATCCTCGACGAGCCGACGCGCGGCGTCGATGTCGGTGCAAAAGCCGAAATCTACAAGATCCTGAGGCAGCTTGCCGCCGATGGTATGGCCATTCTCGTCATCTCGTCGGAACTCATCGAGATCGTCGGCCTTTGCGATCGCGTGTTCGTGATGCGCGACGGCGAATTCGCGTGCGAACTCGGCGGTGACGACATCACCGAAGAAGCAATCATCAGCGTGGCGACCGCCGAAACCGAAAGCCACCATGGAGTGCGTGACCATGTCTGA
- a CDS encoding ABC transporter permease, translated as MSDIALKPVTSSARRNKDTVRARNRREVWMLLAFLLAIWAVTALLSPRFLNPANLRDILVLAAPLGFVVIGQMIVIIVRGLDLSVASIMATVAVLAIGLGDNVFVIMALGLMLGAAMGAFNGYLVAYRNVTPFLATLATMIVLQGVRFAYTGGAPSGTLPDGLRFLSTGTIAGVPVSLLLLLAVAFCAHWMLERTILGRRFKLYGVNPQAARMTGAPVRFLVVLAFTISGLMAAIGGLVLVGYVGIVDNWTGRGYELDSIAAAVIGGAALTGGKGSVPGALLAALILVSLFNIVVILGMSIELQLVIKGTLIILAAAVYMKRRDN; from the coding sequence GTGAGCGACATTGCGTTGAAACCCGTGACGTCCTCCGCCCGCAGGAACAAGGACACGGTCCGCGCACGCAACCGCCGCGAAGTCTGGATGCTGCTGGCGTTCCTTCTCGCCATCTGGGCCGTGACCGCCTTGCTCAGTCCGCGATTTCTCAATCCTGCGAACCTGCGAGACATTCTGGTTCTGGCCGCCCCGCTCGGGTTTGTAGTCATCGGTCAGATGATCGTCATCATCGTGCGCGGCCTCGATCTGTCGGTCGCCTCGATCATGGCGACGGTGGCCGTTCTCGCGATTGGACTCGGAGACAATGTCTTTGTCATCATGGCGCTCGGGCTGATGCTCGGGGCGGCGATGGGAGCGTTCAACGGCTATCTGGTGGCCTACCGGAACGTCACACCGTTTCTCGCCACGCTTGCGACGATGATCGTGCTTCAGGGCGTTCGGTTCGCCTATACGGGTGGTGCGCCGTCGGGCACCTTGCCGGACGGCCTCCGCTTCCTCTCCACCGGTACGATTGCTGGTGTGCCAGTGTCTCTTCTCCTTCTCCTCGCCGTCGCGTTCTGCGCACACTGGATGCTTGAACGGACAATCCTCGGTCGCCGTTTCAAACTTTACGGCGTCAATCCGCAAGCAGCCCGCATGACGGGCGCACCGGTTCGGTTTCTGGTGGTCCTGGCGTTCACGATCTCGGGCTTGATGGCCGCGATCGGTGGTCTGGTCCTGGTCGGCTATGTCGGCATCGTCGACAACTGGACCGGTCGCGGCTATGAACTGGACAGCATAGCGGCGGCGGTCATCGGGGGCGCTGCATTGACAGGTGGCAAGGGGTCTGTGCCCGGTGCCCTCCTTGCGGCGTTGATCCTCGTTTCGCTCTTCAACATTGTCGTGATCCTGGGCATGTCCATTGAACTGCAACTGGTGATCAAGGGGACGCTGATCATTTTGGCGGCGGCAGTGTATATGAAGCGGAGAGACAATTGA
- a CDS encoding type II toxin-antitoxin system VapC family toxin — translation MASQYSAIIASHRQPVGRPFRQFDAQGAAIAAPRGGKLSTRNTA, via the coding sequence ATGGCATCGCAGTACTCTGCGATCATCGCATCCCATCGCCAGCCAGTCGGCAGGCCGTTCCGCCAGTTCGACGCCCAGGGAGCCGCCATCGCTGCGCCGCGTGGTGGAAAGCTGTCAACACGCAATACCGCTTAA
- a CDS encoding substrate-binding domain-containing protein → MPHHVPTNLSRIAAILGSFDAHNSPRRSAEIVAEVGMSIGTGYGLIRALVKTGWLVRVDHGWIAIGPRARELMYGPLEPAAALSDAPAVIAFKERKVRESDEQTQIGETWRPDLTEVVETSHFALSRPVRIGFANASLSNSWRLGLLASMEYARRLNDKRIADFIKLSADDDASRQTAQIDTLVASGIDLLIVSCPNINNPALNDQLLALSKQGLPIVALDRRPKDPSSLISFVTASDSRIGRMTAQWMVEKLKPGSRIWMLSGIEGASPAIRRQSAALTVFSNSPGVIVEAVSSTDWTEAGGYKAVDRLLEQSDGRLPDGVWCDSGLQGVGSLRRFLKHGGTIPAHTGGDLNGMYKLVLHHKLPFVAVDYPAAMGARAIEVALDVLSGRPVRRRVEVAAPVVMPRGMETPTIRADIWAEAHVRWDLPDEAILSQGPSLRDVKPANVTRRPVR, encoded by the coding sequence ATGCCGCACCATGTCCCGACAAACCTCTCAAGGATCGCCGCCATCCTCGGATCGTTCGATGCGCACAATTCACCGCGGCGCAGTGCCGAGATCGTGGCGGAAGTCGGGATGAGTATCGGCACCGGCTACGGACTGATCCGCGCTCTCGTGAAGACGGGTTGGCTGGTGCGGGTCGATCATGGCTGGATTGCCATCGGGCCGCGCGCGAGGGAGCTCATGTACGGACCGCTTGAACCGGCAGCCGCCCTGAGCGATGCACCTGCCGTGATTGCCTTCAAGGAGCGCAAAGTCCGGGAAAGTGATGAGCAGACCCAGATTGGAGAAACCTGGCGGCCTGACCTGACCGAGGTGGTCGAAACGAGCCATTTTGCGCTCTCCCGCCCGGTGCGCATCGGATTTGCCAACGCGTCGCTCTCGAATTCATGGCGGCTTGGGCTGCTCGCGAGCATGGAATATGCCCGCCGCCTGAACGATAAGCGGATTGCGGATTTTATCAAACTGTCCGCAGACGACGACGCAAGTCGGCAGACGGCCCAGATCGATACACTGGTCGCATCCGGGATCGACCTCCTGATTGTCAGCTGCCCGAACATCAACAATCCGGCGCTCAACGATCAATTGCTGGCTCTTTCGAAACAGGGGCTTCCAATTGTCGCTCTGGACCGGCGCCCGAAAGATCCGTCAAGCCTGATATCGTTTGTGACGGCATCCGACAGTCGGATCGGGCGTATGACGGCGCAATGGATGGTCGAGAAACTGAAACCGGGCAGTCGCATCTGGATGCTGTCGGGCATCGAGGGAGCAAGCCCGGCGATCCGGAGGCAATCCGCGGCGCTGACTGTCTTTTCCAATTCGCCGGGCGTGATTGTGGAAGCCGTTTCATCAACGGACTGGACGGAAGCTGGCGGTTACAAGGCCGTGGATCGGCTGCTCGAACAATCGGATGGGCGTTTGCCGGATGGTGTCTGGTGCGACAGTGGTCTGCAGGGTGTCGGTTCGCTGCGCCGGTTTCTCAAGCATGGTGGAACGATTCCCGCTCATACCGGCGGTGACCTGAACGGCATGTACAAGCTGGTGCTCCACCATAAGCTGCCCTTTGTCGCCGTTGACTATCCTGCTGCCATGGGTGCCCGCGCCATTGAAGTGGCACTTGACGTCCTGTCCGGTCGACCAGTCCGTCGGCGGGTGGAGGTAGCCGCGCCCGTTGTCATGCCCCGGGGCATGGAAACTCCAACGATACGGGCCGACATCTGGGCGGAAGCCCATGTGCGCTGGGACCTGCCCGATGAGGCCATCCTCTCGCAAGGACCCAGTCTGCGCGATGTCAAGCCGGCGAATGTCACAAGGAGACCTGTTCGATGA